From Aurantimicrobium sp. INA4, one genomic window encodes:
- a CDS encoding MazG family protein encodes MSEEQKDQSKLDELIEVMAVLRAPGGCPWDAEQTHESLIKYLIEETYELIDAIESGDRDAMIEELGDVLYQVIFHADLASTTPGEEFDIQDVAAHMTAKMVGRHPHVFGENKLETADEVIQVWDELKKAEKPGRTSTLDGIPKSMPALALAEKLLGKAEKVGLEKQHLPDPPIWESEDEVGSILLSIVSSAREQGIDAEKALRVRLRELQEDIREAE; translated from the coding sequence ATGAGCGAAGAGCAGAAAGACCAATCCAAACTCGATGAGCTCATCGAAGTCATGGCCGTGTTGCGGGCACCAGGGGGCTGCCCTTGGGATGCCGAGCAAACTCACGAGTCCCTGATCAAATACCTCATCGAGGAAACCTACGAACTCATTGACGCTATTGAGTCGGGTGACCGCGACGCCATGATCGAAGAGCTCGGGGATGTGCTCTATCAAGTCATCTTCCACGCTGATCTTGCCTCCACCACACCAGGTGAAGAATTCGATATTCAAGATGTTGCCGCCCACATGACCGCCAAGATGGTTGGGCGCCACCCACACGTCTTCGGCGAGAACAAACTCGAAACTGCTGACGAAGTCATTCAAGTCTGGGATGAACTCAAGAAGGCAGAAAAGCCCGGAAGAACCTCCACGCTCGACGGCATCCCAAAATCCATGCCCGCCCTCGCGCTTGCCGAGAAACTTCTGGGCAAAGCTGAAAAGGTCGGTTTAGAGAAGCAGCACCTGCCTGATCCGCCCATCTGGGAAAGTGAAGACGAGGTGGGCAGTATTTTGCTGAGCATTGTCTCTTCTGCCCGCGAGCAAGGTATCGACGCTGAGAAAGCACTGCGTGTGCGGCTGCGTGAACTGCAGGAAGACATTCGAGAGGCAGAATAG
- the hisS gene encoding histidine--tRNA ligase: MARDVSPPRGMRDFLPADKAKRERALRIIRDVYSSHGFEEIETPVVEDFERLHSGLGGDNEKLAFSVLKRGLDREALEAAAQSGDAHDLADLGLRFDLTVPLARFYASHRSELPTVFRAIQIAPVWRAERPQKGRYRQFVQCDIDIIGDGTQLAEVELITATSAVLSTLGLQGCTIRINDRRILSGILDYCGFAPERFGSALISIDKLDKIGAEGVVKELSETGPDAAAVLGGLLERIEPHLASGGVPMTTADILSVLPEGIDSDAVADLETLAQALTQLPSGVEVRFDPTLVRGMGYYTGTIFEIAHPESGSSVGGGGRYDGMIGRFLGQDVPAAGFSIGFERIVDLIEVDASGAQDSVVLVHDAVLDSADLSLSTLMGIKSELIAAGKRVRLEKRAKNLTPVLDRAREAGFGSFAFVSAETTSAKDLVFKDLA, translated from the coding sequence ATGGCTCGTGACGTTTCTCCTCCCCGTGGAATGCGGGATTTCCTTCCCGCAGATAAGGCCAAGCGCGAACGCGCTTTGCGCATCATCCGGGATGTGTACTCCAGCCACGGTTTTGAAGAAATCGAAACTCCAGTCGTCGAAGATTTTGAACGTTTGCACTCAGGTCTGGGCGGAGATAACGAAAAGCTCGCCTTCAGCGTGCTCAAGCGCGGACTCGACCGTGAGGCGCTCGAGGCTGCAGCACAATCTGGAGATGCGCACGACCTGGCCGATTTGGGTCTGCGATTTGATCTCACGGTTCCTTTGGCCAGGTTCTATGCCAGCCACCGCTCAGAGCTCCCCACTGTTTTCCGCGCCATCCAAATAGCTCCCGTGTGGCGGGCAGAGCGACCCCAGAAGGGCCGCTACCGCCAGTTCGTCCAGTGCGACATCGACATCATCGGTGATGGAACACAACTAGCTGAGGTTGAACTCATCACGGCAACCTCCGCAGTTCTCTCCACCCTCGGACTCCAGGGCTGCACCATTCGCATCAACGACCGTCGTATTTTGTCAGGCATTCTTGACTACTGCGGTTTTGCCCCAGAGCGCTTTGGTTCCGCTCTGATCTCTATCGACAAACTCGACAAGATTGGCGCCGAGGGTGTCGTCAAAGAACTGTCAGAAACCGGCCCTGATGCCGCCGCAGTACTGGGCGGACTGCTGGAGCGCATCGAACCGCACCTGGCTTCAGGCGGGGTTCCAATGACCACTGCAGATATTCTTTCTGTTCTGCCCGAGGGCATTGATTCCGATGCTGTGGCAGATCTGGAAACCTTGGCGCAGGCACTTACACAATTGCCTTCCGGTGTTGAGGTGCGCTTTGATCCCACTTTGGTGCGCGGCATGGGTTACTACACTGGCACCATCTTTGAGATAGCTCACCCTGAATCTGGATCTTCAGTTGGTGGCGGCGGACGCTATGACGGCATGATTGGCCGATTCCTTGGTCAAGACGTTCCCGCGGCGGGTTTCTCTATTGGTTTTGAACGCATCGTTGATCTCATTGAAGTTGATGCCTCAGGTGCACAAGACAGTGTCGTGCTGGTTCACGATGCCGTCTTGGACAGCGCTGATCTGAGTCTTTCAACATTGATGGGGATTAAGAGCGAGCTCATTGCTGCTGGCAAGCGTGTTCGCCTTGAGAAGCGTGCGAAAAATCTCACACCCGTGCTTGATCGTGCTCGCGAGGCAGGATTTGGCTCCTTTGCCTTTGTTTCTGCTGAGACTACGAGTGCCAAGGACCTGGTCTTCAAGGACCTCGCCTAG
- the eno gene encoding phosphopyruvate hydratase, whose amino-acid sequence MALIDAIGAREILDSRGNPTVEVEVLLEDGVLARAAVPSGASTGAFEAYELRDEDKNRYLGKGVQKAVDAVIDEIGPAIEGFDAADQRLIDSAMIELDGTENKKRLGANAILGVSLAVAKAAADSADLPLFRYVGGPNAHTLPVPLMNIINGGAHADTGVDIQEFMAVPYGAESFSEALRWGVEIYHSLKSLLKKNGMATGLGDEGGFAPDLPNNRGALEFIVGAIEQAGFKPGKDIALALDVASSEFFKDGAYHFEGQKRSSEEMTAYYAELVRDFPLVSIEDPLDEDDWTGWTHITAELGDKLQLVGDDLYVTNPVRLQKGIDLKAGNSILVKVNQIGTLTETLDAVSLAQRHGMKAILSHRSGETEDTTIADLAVATDCGQIKTGAPARSDRVAKYNQLLRIEEELGEAAVYAGRSAFPRFSA is encoded by the coding sequence GTGGCACTGATTGACGCCATTGGCGCACGCGAAATTCTTGACTCTCGCGGTAACCCCACCGTCGAGGTTGAGGTTCTGCTCGAAGATGGCGTGCTTGCCCGCGCTGCAGTTCCATCGGGTGCATCCACCGGAGCTTTCGAAGCATATGAGCTTCGTGACGAAGACAAGAACCGTTACCTCGGTAAGGGTGTTCAGAAGGCAGTCGACGCTGTCATCGACGAAATCGGTCCCGCAATCGAAGGTTTCGATGCCGCTGACCAGCGCCTGATTGACTCCGCCATGATCGAGCTCGATGGCACAGAGAACAAGAAGCGTCTGGGTGCTAACGCCATCCTCGGTGTTTCTCTGGCTGTGGCCAAGGCCGCTGCAGACTCCGCAGATCTTCCTCTCTTCCGTTATGTTGGCGGACCCAACGCACACACCCTTCCTGTTCCCCTGATGAACATCATCAACGGTGGGGCTCACGCAGACACCGGCGTTGACATTCAGGAATTCATGGCTGTTCCCTATGGTGCAGAAAGCTTCTCTGAAGCACTGCGCTGGGGTGTTGAGATTTACCACTCACTCAAGTCACTGCTGAAGAAGAACGGTATGGCTACTGGCCTCGGTGACGAGGGTGGTTTCGCTCCTGACCTGCCCAACAACCGTGGTGCACTCGAATTCATTGTTGGTGCTATCGAGCAGGCTGGCTTCAAGCCCGGCAAGGACATTGCCCTTGCTCTGGACGTTGCTTCCTCCGAGTTCTTCAAGGATGGCGCGTACCACTTCGAGGGTCAGAAGCGCTCCTCTGAAGAGATGACTGCCTACTACGCCGAGCTCGTTCGTGACTTCCCACTGGTCTCCATCGAAGACCCACTGGACGAAGACGACTGGACCGGCTGGACTCACATCACCGCTGAACTCGGCGACAAGCTCCAGCTTGTTGGTGATGACCTGTACGTAACCAACCCTGTCCGTTTGCAGAAGGGTATCGACCTCAAGGCCGGTAACTCCATCCTCGTGAAGGTCAACCAGATTGGTACCCTCACCGAAACCCTCGATGCTGTATCGCTGGCTCAGCGTCACGGCATGAAAGCCATCCTCTCTCACCGTTCCGGTGAGACCGAGGACACCACCATTGCTGACCTCGCGGTTGCAACCGACTGTGGTCAGATCAAGACTGGTGCACCTGCACGTAGCGACCGCGTCGCGAAGTACAACCAGCTTCTTCGTATCGAGGAAGAACTGGGAGAAGCAGCCGTCTACGCAGGACGCAGCGCTTTCCCCCGTTTCTCCGCCTAG
- a CDS encoding septum formation initiator family protein, which produces MAKKNVRVRKVPVALVTGTTKAGVWLGSIRVSGFTILVMSLTLLGVGILAPQLKILIEQRQVVADLQAEAAQKQADLTELEKQRARWDDPAYVRAQARDRLYYVMPGEISYLVINDTQVEDLKREKATAELQNTQTDWVTGLLKSFLIAGLGTPTPDQVQPVQ; this is translated from the coding sequence ATGGCCAAGAAAAACGTCCGCGTTCGTAAGGTTCCGGTGGCTTTGGTCACCGGAACCACGAAAGCAGGCGTCTGGCTTGGCAGTATTCGTGTTTCTGGTTTCACCATCTTGGTCATGTCCTTGACCTTGCTGGGTGTGGGCATTTTGGCCCCGCAGCTGAAAATCTTGATCGAACAACGCCAAGTTGTTGCAGATCTCCAAGCAGAGGCGGCCCAGAAGCAGGCTGATCTCACCGAACTAGAAAAGCAGCGTGCTCGCTGGGATGACCCCGCCTATGTTCGCGCCCAAGCCCGTGACCGCTTGTACTACGTGATGCCCGGTGAGATTAGTTACCTCGTGATTAACGACACGCAGGTGGAAGACCTCAAGCGGGAGAAAGCAACTGCTGAACTCCAAAACACCCAAACAGACTGGGTTACTGGCCTGTTGAAGTCTTTCCTCATCGCTGGGCTGGGAACACCCACTCCTGACCAAGTTCAGCCAGTTCAGTAA
- a CDS encoding DUF501 domain-containing protein: MRPPFDPVSDEDIRIVSAQLGRQARDVVGIPARCVCGAPTVVATSPRLSDGTPFPTFYYLTHPAATVAMSDLEATQVMAEFTEVLNADPEMQKQYLAAHEQFIADRESFGVVPEIDGISAGGMPVRVKCLHALAGHALAAGPGVNPIGDLALARSSWSPEVCQCVVYDED, from the coding sequence ATGCGTCCCCCCTTTGATCCCGTCAGTGACGAAGACATCCGGATTGTTTCGGCACAACTGGGCCGCCAGGCACGTGATGTGGTTGGTATTCCGGCCCGTTGTGTGTGCGGTGCGCCCACCGTGGTGGCTACCTCGCCCCGACTTTCTGATGGAACACCGTTTCCTACCTTCTACTACCTCACACACCCGGCAGCCACTGTCGCCATGAGCGATCTTGAAGCAACCCAGGTGATGGCTGAATTCACTGAGGTGTTGAACGCGGACCCTGAGATGCAAAAGCAGTATCTTGCCGCGCACGAACAGTTCATTGCGGACCGTGAAAGCTTTGGAGTTGTTCCAGAAATTGACGGGATATCTGCTGGGGGAATGCCGGTGCGCGTGAAGTGTCTTCACGCGCTGGCCGGCCATGCCCTGGCAGCAGGACCGGGAGTCAATCCCATCGGGGACCTTGCTCTAGCCCGTTCGAGTTGGTCTCCTGAGGTGTGCCAGTGCGTCGTCTACGACGAGGACTAA
- a CDS encoding S8 family serine peptidase gives MRRLRRGLILLATFAVTMMTVLQAVPARADYIRDMEYWLSDYNFYQAWDITRGEGVLVSVIDSGIGYAPDINAAVVGGADFSGIGSPDGRTPVGASPDHGTLVASVLAGRGTGGNNGILGTAPAAQLLSASVAFGVDTAIPSDEQIANAIKWSVDQGAKVINMSLTRNSLEWPKSWDEAFLYAFEHDVVIVAAAGNRGSGTNEVGAPATIPGVLTVAGLDANGEASYDASSQGITIAVSAPSEALVGVAPGGQYMKWSGSSGAAPIVSGLVALVRASHPELDANNVIQRVIATATPVGEVPSPIYGFGKINAYAAVTAEVAPVKANPLGDLTEWIKLYRRGSSTSTPIPWDTSTATPAPLPFDSGNIAGLPTLYQLTTVGVPLLFFAGFGTIVVIGYIGVTRRLRPVVPRDHSRHETDETPQPPNV, from the coding sequence GTGCGTCGTCTACGACGAGGACTAATTCTTCTTGCAACATTTGCCGTCACCATGATGACGGTATTGCAGGCTGTGCCTGCCCGGGCTGACTACATCCGTGACATGGAGTATTGGCTTTCGGATTACAACTTCTATCAAGCCTGGGATATCACCCGCGGTGAGGGCGTCCTGGTTTCTGTCATTGACTCCGGTATTGGGTATGCGCCAGATATCAATGCTGCTGTGGTCGGCGGAGCAGATTTTTCCGGCATTGGGTCCCCAGATGGTCGTACTCCGGTGGGCGCCTCGCCTGATCACGGAACGTTAGTGGCTTCTGTTCTTGCAGGCCGTGGCACCGGAGGAAACAACGGAATTTTAGGCACAGCACCGGCTGCACAGCTTCTTTCGGCTTCGGTCGCCTTCGGTGTAGACACGGCTATCCCTTCGGACGAGCAGATAGCCAATGCCATCAAATGGTCGGTGGATCAGGGCGCCAAAGTAATCAACATGTCCCTGACCAGAAACTCACTGGAATGGCCAAAGAGCTGGGACGAGGCATTCCTTTATGCCTTCGAGCATGATGTCGTGATTGTTGCTGCTGCGGGTAACCGTGGCTCTGGTACCAATGAGGTGGGAGCACCGGCAACAATTCCTGGAGTCTTGACCGTTGCCGGGTTGGATGCCAACGGAGAAGCCAGCTATGACGCTTCCAGCCAGGGAATCACCATCGCGGTTTCTGCCCCCAGTGAGGCACTCGTGGGTGTTGCCCCGGGCGGCCAATACATGAAGTGGTCTGGCTCCAGTGGTGCAGCCCCCATCGTCTCTGGACTGGTGGCATTAGTGCGAGCATCACACCCTGAACTTGATGCCAACAATGTGATTCAGCGCGTTATCGCTACCGCCACGCCTGTTGGTGAGGTTCCGAGCCCTATTTATGGCTTTGGAAAGATCAACGCCTACGCTGCCGTGACAGCAGAGGTGGCACCCGTGAAAGCAAACCCACTGGGTGATCTCACCGAATGGATCAAGTTGTATCGGCGCGGAAGTTCCACCTCAACTCCCATCCCATGGGATACCTCGACAGCAACCCCCGCTCCCTTGCCCTTCGACAGCGGCAATATTGCGGGTCTTCCCACGCTCTATCAGCTGACCACCGTGGGTGTTCCGTTACTGTTTTTCGCTGGATTCGGTACGATTGTAGTTATCGGGTACATCGGAGTTACTCGAAGACTTCGTCCTGTTGTTCCCCGTGATCATTCCCGTCACGAAACAGACGAGACGCCCCAACCCCCCAATGTCTAG
- a CDS encoding FAD-dependent oxidoreductase has translation MPKILIVGAGYAGFYTAWKLEKLLRNGEAEVTIVDPLPYMTYQPFLPEVAAGSIEPRHAVVGHRSHLRKTRVISGKVVGINHAKKTATIVPNAGKQFDEKYDQVIFTAGAVSRTFPIPGIADNAIGLKTIEEAVAIRDRLLSNFDKAAQLPAGPERDRLLTVTVVGGGFAGIEVFAELRSLASDLIKDYPELTFDDTHFHLIEAMGRIMPEVSLETSKWVLNNLATRGAQVHLDTQLQSAENGVIQLSTGESFESDLIIWTAGVMANPMLRATDFPLDERGRLRVRADLRVEGDKGVIEGAWGAGDATACPDLSGGGVGGYCVPNAQHAVRQGKLMARNVVAVLRGEGPTDYFHKNLGAVAGLGLNIGVFQSGKIALKGYIAWLAHRGYHGLAMPSFERKFRVIWGWWNNFWLGRDIVSLEARETPRAAFEEFASRPAAPAKAAAKPAAKKVAAKPAAKKAPAKKPAAKK, from the coding sequence GTGCCCAAGATTCTGATTGTCGGTGCTGGTTACGCTGGTTTCTATACCGCGTGGAAGCTCGAAAAACTCCTCCGTAACGGAGAAGCAGAAGTCACCATTGTTGACCCATTGCCCTACATGACTTATCAGCCCTTCCTTCCCGAAGTTGCTGCAGGTTCCATCGAGCCTCGCCACGCAGTTGTTGGTCACCGCTCTCACCTGCGTAAGACCCGAGTTATCTCCGGCAAGGTCGTAGGAATCAATCACGCCAAGAAGACTGCCACCATCGTTCCTAACGCAGGTAAGCAGTTCGACGAGAAGTATGACCAGGTTATTTTCACCGCTGGTGCCGTCTCCCGTACCTTCCCCATCCCAGGTATTGCTGACAACGCTATTGGTTTGAAGACCATCGAAGAGGCTGTTGCCATTCGCGACCGCCTGCTCTCTAACTTCGACAAGGCAGCACAGCTTCCTGCAGGTCCTGAGCGTGACCGCCTGCTCACCGTCACCGTTGTTGGTGGTGGATTCGCAGGTATTGAGGTTTTCGCTGAGCTTCGCTCACTGGCTTCCGACCTCATCAAGGACTACCCAGAGCTCACCTTCGATGACACCCACTTCCACCTCATTGAGGCTATGGGTCGCATCATGCCTGAAGTTTCGCTGGAGACCAGCAAGTGGGTTCTGAACAACCTCGCAACCCGCGGTGCTCAGGTTCACCTGGACACTCAGCTTCAGTCAGCAGAGAACGGTGTTATCCAGCTCTCCACCGGTGAAAGCTTCGAATCCGACCTCATCATTTGGACCGCAGGTGTCATGGCTAACCCCATGCTGCGTGCAACTGACTTCCCCCTCGACGAGCGTGGACGACTGCGTGTGCGCGCCGACCTGCGTGTTGAAGGTGACAAGGGAGTTATCGAAGGCGCCTGGGGTGCAGGAGATGCAACCGCATGTCCTGACCTTTCCGGTGGCGGCGTAGGTGGCTACTGTGTTCCTAACGCTCAGCACGCAGTCCGCCAGGGCAAGCTCATGGCACGCAACGTTGTTGCCGTGCTTCGTGGCGAAGGACCCACTGACTACTTCCACAAGAACCTGGGTGCTGTTGCAGGCCTCGGTTTGAACATCGGTGTATTCCAGTCCGGCAAGATCGCCCTCAAGGGTTACATCGCATGGCTTGCGCACCGTGGCTACCACGGTCTGGCTATGCCATCCTTCGAGCGCAAGTTCCGCGTCATCTGGGGATGGTGGAACAACTTCTGGCTCGGACGTGACATCGTCTCTCTCGAAGCTCGTGAGACTCCTCGCGCCGCTTTCGAAGAGTTTGCTTCACGCCCTGCAGCTCCAGCTAAGGCAGCAGCGAAGCCTGCTGCTAAGAAGGTTGCTGCAAAGCCAGCTGCAAAGAAGGCTCCTGCGAAGAAGCCAGCAGCCAAGAAGTAA
- a CDS encoding YncE family protein codes for MLTKSTFRAGLTSLLALFLVFFVTTPAHATIDNVVATIAVGDEPWSVAITPDGSKALVAISNANRVDVIDTATNTVQTSITVSGSPTDIAINSLGTYAYVSKNTGDAVAVIRLSDLTVVATVNVGSAPLGISVSPDSSKIYVANVISNTYSVIRASDNTVTNTVSTATSPLMVAVSPDGSKLYVTNYAASSLQVFTTSNNTLANTISIGAESRSMAFSPDASKLYVVNKGPNTVSVVNTATNTVTDTISVASGPMGMAITPDGAKLYVACFDTGQVQVIDTATKAVISTINVASGMTGIAVTPNGRSAYATSLLNDTVSVINLVEPTPTPTPTPQELAKTGSSSEAGAVLSVVAIISLFGGALFLRRKNSLSTR; via the coding sequence TTGCTGACTAAGTCCACATTCCGAGCTGGCCTCACCTCGTTGCTTGCTCTTTTCCTGGTTTTCTTTGTTACAACACCAGCACACGCGACTATTGATAACGTCGTTGCTACCATTGCCGTCGGCGATGAGCCTTGGTCAGTTGCAATAACACCTGATGGCTCGAAAGCTCTCGTGGCAATCTCTAATGCCAATCGTGTGGATGTCATAGACACAGCAACAAATACTGTGCAAACTTCCATCACAGTCAGCGGCAGCCCTACAGACATTGCCATCAATTCGCTGGGAACATATGCCTATGTTTCCAAAAACACAGGTGACGCAGTTGCCGTAATTAGGCTTTCTGACCTTACAGTGGTTGCTACTGTAAACGTTGGTTCTGCTCCACTCGGTATTTCTGTTTCACCAGATTCCAGCAAAATTTATGTAGCCAATGTGATTAGCAACACCTATTCCGTTATCAGAGCTAGCGACAACACTGTTACGAACACCGTTTCAACTGCGACGAGCCCTCTGATGGTTGCTGTTTCGCCAGATGGTAGCAAGCTATATGTCACCAATTACGCTGCGAGTTCATTACAGGTTTTCACTACATCAAACAACACTCTCGCAAACACCATTTCAATCGGTGCTGAGTCCCGCTCCATGGCCTTTAGTCCAGACGCTTCGAAGCTTTATGTGGTGAACAAGGGCCCTAACACTGTCAGCGTTGTAAATACTGCGACTAATACAGTCACTGACACAATCAGTGTTGCAAGCGGTCCTATGGGCATGGCAATCACCCCTGACGGAGCAAAGCTCTACGTTGCCTGTTTTGATACAGGTCAGGTTCAAGTCATTGACACTGCGACCAAGGCAGTGATCTCCACAATCAACGTTGCATCCGGTATGACCGGGATTGCTGTTACCCCGAATGGACGTAGCGCCTATGCCACGTCGCTGTTGAATGACACTGTGAGTGTCATCAACTTGGTCGAACCAACTCCTACACCTACCCCGACTCCGCAGGAACTTGCAAAAACTGGTAGCTCCTCTGAGGCAGGTGCTGTTCTCTCTGTCGTCGCAATAATTTCCTTATTTGGCGGAGCCCTTTTCCTGAGAAGAAAAAACTCACTCAGCACACGTTGA
- a CDS encoding type II toxin-antitoxin system RelE/ParE family toxin, translated as MNQPYTVNILPAARTAIEVQLPQKVASAVIEFIYGPLAQNPHRLGKQLRGDLAGMMVARRGEYRVIYEIFDHEIMIEIVLVSHRRTAYMRR; from the coding sequence ATGAATCAGCCCTACACCGTCAACATTCTTCCTGCCGCACGAACAGCAATTGAGGTTCAATTACCTCAAAAAGTTGCTTCCGCTGTGATCGAGTTCATTTATGGCCCACTTGCACAAAACCCTCACCGACTAGGTAAACAGCTGCGCGGAGACCTGGCGGGAATGATGGTTGCCAGGCGCGGAGAATACCGAGTGATTTATGAAATCTTCGATCATGAAATCATGATCGAGATTGTGCTGGTGTCGCATCGACGCACAGCATATATGCGTCGATAA